A portion of the Tachysurus fulvidraco isolate hzauxx_2018 chromosome 8, HZAU_PFXX_2.0, whole genome shotgun sequence genome contains these proteins:
- the kcnj16 gene encoding inward rectifier potassium channel 16 isoform X1, with product MSSRVHEYEIQAGSMNSRTVQKPHYSNVKLDDGYCFTKRRYVNKDGSCNIVFRHVPEECLLYVTDIFTTLVEIRWRAMFLTFALSYILSWLFFGILFWIIALIHGDTKDPNNEPCIYEVRSFTAAFLFSLETQTTIGYGSRGMSENCMLAIITVTIQDVISVFIDTFVIGIVVAKMASARKRAQTVGFSNTAVINLRNGHLCLSWRVGDFRRNHLVEGTTHAQLVRHTVHTSSQSDITYHDLEIQNSHVILATPVTIIHRINASSPLHKMTMQDLQKESFDLVVTFTYTDDCSGILHQSRTSYTPSEILWGQQFKEMVRVTEKSYRVDYSLFHLAVKVPVTESSDENYELKHPSSCKQDQQMGCSLAVESEEILGQNNTSITIQEKL from the exons ATGTCTTCAAGAGTACATGAATATGAAATCCAG GCCGGCAGCATGAACTCGAGAACGGTTCAAAAGCCGCATTACTCCAACGTAAAATTGGATGATGGCTACTGCTTCACAAAGAGACGATATGTGAACAAAGATGGCAGCTGCAACATAGTGTTTCGCCATGTGCCTGAGGAATGTCTTTTATATGTGACAGACATCTTTACCACACTGGTGGAGATCCGCTGGAGGGCCATGTTCTTGACCTTTGCCCTCTCATATATCCTGTCCTGGCTCTTCTTTGGGATCCTGTTCTGGATTATCGCACTGATCCATGGTGACACAAAGGACCCAAACAACGAGCCATGCATCTATGAGGTAAGAAGCTTTACAGCAgccttcctcttctctcttgaGACACAGACTACCATCGGATATGGCTCACGCGGCATGTCTGAGAACTGCATGCTGGCCATCATTACTGTGACCATACAGGACGTCATCAGCGTCTTCATAGACACCTTTGTAATCGGGATCGTTGTTGCCAAAATGGCATCGGCCCGGAAAAGAGCACAGACAGTCGGATTCAGTAATACTGCCGTGATAAACCTTCGTAATGGGCATCTGTGCCTGTCATGGCGAGTGGGTGACTTCCGTAGAAACCACCTGGTAGAAGGAACCACGCATGCCCAGCTGGTCAGGCACACAGTGCATACAAGTAGCCAATCTGACATAACCTATCATGACCTTGAAATCCAAAACAGTCATGTCATTCTGGCCACTCCAGTGACTATCATCCACAGAATCAATGCCAGCAGTCCTCTACATAAAATGACCATGCAAGATCTACAAAAAGAAAGCTTTGACTTGGTGGTGACTTTTACATACACAGATGACTGCAGTGGGATTCTCCACCAGTCACGCACCTCCTACACTCCAAGTGAAATTCTGTGGGGTCAGCAGTTTAAAGAGATGGTGAGGGTTACCGAGAAGTCCTACCGAGTGGACTATTCTCTCTTTCACCTAGCAGTTAAAGTCCCAGTGACAGAAAGCAGTGATGAAAACTATGAACTAAAGCATCCTTCAAGCTGTAAACAAGACCAACAAATGGGTTGTTCTCTGGCAGTGGAGAGTGAAGAAATCTTAGGTCAAAACAATACTAGCATTACTATTCAAGAAAAACTATAA
- the kcnj2a gene encoding inward rectifier potassium channel 2a, with product MGSVRANRYSIVSSEEDGMKLATMAVHNGYGNGKSKVHTRHQPQSRFVKKDGHCNVQFINVSEKGQRYLADIFTTCVDIRWRWMIVIFCLAFLLSWLFFGCIFWLVAIFHGDLEGNSPKCVSNVSSFTAAFLFSIETQTTIGYGYRYVTDECPVAVFMVVFQSIVGCIIDAFIIGAVMAKMAKPKKRNETLVFSHNATVAMRDSKLCLMWRVGNLRKSHLVEAHVRAQLLRSRTTAEGEYIPLDQIDIDVGFDSGIDRIFLVSPITIVHEIDEDSPFYDMSKQELDSSEFEIVVILEGMVEATAMTTQCRSSYLASEVLWGHRFEPVLFEEKNYYKVDYSRFHKTYEVPSTPLCSARDLAEKKYILSNSNSFCYENEVVLPNKEEKEEGDGGGLVPTSTHTDTGSDSDHNQASVPLESRPLRRESEI from the coding sequence ATGGGAAGTGTGCGGGCTAACCGCTACAGCATTGTGTCATCAGAGGAGGACGGGATGAAGCTGGCCACTATGGCGGTGCACAACGGCTATGGGAACGGAAAGAGTAAGGTGCACACTCGGCATCAGCCCCAGAGCAGGTTTGTCAAGAAGGATGGACACTGCAATGTACAGTTCATCAATGTCAGTGAGAAGGGTCAGCGTTATTTGGCTGATATTTTTACTACTTGTGTGGACATTCGCTGGCGCTGGATGATAGTCATCTTCTGCTTGGCATTCCTGCTGTCGTGGCTGTTCTTCGGATGTATCTTCTGGCTGGTGGCAATCTTTCATGGAGACCTGGAAGGCAACAGTCCAAAATGTGTATCGAATGTGAGCAGCTTTACTGCAGCATTTCTTTTCTCCATCGAGACACAAACCACCATTGGCTATGGCTACCGCTATGTGACCGACGAGTGTCCCGTTGCTGTCTTCATGGTGGTCTTTCAGAGCATCGTGGGCTGCATCATTGATGCTTTCATAATCGGTGCAGTCATGGCAAAAATGGCCAAGCCTAAAAAGCGAAACGAGACACTGGTGTTCAGTCACAATGCTACCGTGGCCATGAGAGACAGCAAGCTGTGTCTAATGTGGAGGGTTGGCAACTTGCGCAAGAGCCATCTGGTTGAGGCTCATGTTCGGGCTCAGCTCCTTAGATCTCGTACTACAGCAGAGGGGGAATACATCCCGCTGGACCAAATAGACATTGACGTGGGCTTTGATAGTGGCATTGACCGTATCTTCTTGGTTTCGCCAATAACCATTGTCCACGAGATTGACGAGGACAGCCCTTTTTATGACATGAGCAAGCAGGAGCTAGACAGTTCAGAGTTTGAGATTGTGGTGATCTTAGAAGGCATGGTGGAAGCAACGGCCATGACAACTCAGTGCCGTAGCTCATATCTGGCCAGTGAGGTCCTCTGGGGTCACCGCTTCGAGCCAGTCCTGTTCGAGGAGAAGAACTACTACAAAGTGGACTATTCACGCTTTCACAAGACCTATGAGGTGCCCAGCACCCCGCTGTGTAGTGCCAGGGACCTTGCAGAGAAAAAATACATCCTTTCCAACTCCAATTCCTTCTGTTACGAGAATGAGGTGGTGCTTCCAAAcaaagaggagaaggaggaaggagATGGGGGTGGACTGGTGCCCACGAGCACACATACTGACACTGGCTCAGACTCTGACCACAATCAAGCCAGTGTTCCCCTAGAGTCACGGCCGCTGAGGCGAGAATCCGAAATATGA
- the kcnj16 gene encoding inward rectifier potassium channel 16 isoform X2, translated as MNSRTVQKPHYSNVKLDDGYCFTKRRYVNKDGSCNIVFRHVPEECLLYVTDIFTTLVEIRWRAMFLTFALSYILSWLFFGILFWIIALIHGDTKDPNNEPCIYEVRSFTAAFLFSLETQTTIGYGSRGMSENCMLAIITVTIQDVISVFIDTFVIGIVVAKMASARKRAQTVGFSNTAVINLRNGHLCLSWRVGDFRRNHLVEGTTHAQLVRHTVHTSSQSDITYHDLEIQNSHVILATPVTIIHRINASSPLHKMTMQDLQKESFDLVVTFTYTDDCSGILHQSRTSYTPSEILWGQQFKEMVRVTEKSYRVDYSLFHLAVKVPVTESSDENYELKHPSSCKQDQQMGCSLAVESEEILGQNNTSITIQEKL; from the coding sequence ATGAACTCGAGAACGGTTCAAAAGCCGCATTACTCCAACGTAAAATTGGATGATGGCTACTGCTTCACAAAGAGACGATATGTGAACAAAGATGGCAGCTGCAACATAGTGTTTCGCCATGTGCCTGAGGAATGTCTTTTATATGTGACAGACATCTTTACCACACTGGTGGAGATCCGCTGGAGGGCCATGTTCTTGACCTTTGCCCTCTCATATATCCTGTCCTGGCTCTTCTTTGGGATCCTGTTCTGGATTATCGCACTGATCCATGGTGACACAAAGGACCCAAACAACGAGCCATGCATCTATGAGGTAAGAAGCTTTACAGCAgccttcctcttctctcttgaGACACAGACTACCATCGGATATGGCTCACGCGGCATGTCTGAGAACTGCATGCTGGCCATCATTACTGTGACCATACAGGACGTCATCAGCGTCTTCATAGACACCTTTGTAATCGGGATCGTTGTTGCCAAAATGGCATCGGCCCGGAAAAGAGCACAGACAGTCGGATTCAGTAATACTGCCGTGATAAACCTTCGTAATGGGCATCTGTGCCTGTCATGGCGAGTGGGTGACTTCCGTAGAAACCACCTGGTAGAAGGAACCACGCATGCCCAGCTGGTCAGGCACACAGTGCATACAAGTAGCCAATCTGACATAACCTATCATGACCTTGAAATCCAAAACAGTCATGTCATTCTGGCCACTCCAGTGACTATCATCCACAGAATCAATGCCAGCAGTCCTCTACATAAAATGACCATGCAAGATCTACAAAAAGAAAGCTTTGACTTGGTGGTGACTTTTACATACACAGATGACTGCAGTGGGATTCTCCACCAGTCACGCACCTCCTACACTCCAAGTGAAATTCTGTGGGGTCAGCAGTTTAAAGAGATGGTGAGGGTTACCGAGAAGTCCTACCGAGTGGACTATTCTCTCTTTCACCTAGCAGTTAAAGTCCCAGTGACAGAAAGCAGTGATGAAAACTATGAACTAAAGCATCCTTCAAGCTGTAAACAAGACCAACAAATGGGTTGTTCTCTGGCAGTGGAGAGTGAAGAAATCTTAGGTCAAAACAATACTAGCATTACTATTCAAGAAAAACTATAA